A region of Deltaproteobacteria bacterium DNA encodes the following proteins:
- a CDS encoding peptide-methionine (S)-S-oxide reductase: MTSHTQHQTATLAGGCFWGVEELLRELPGVISTRVGYTGGRTANPRYEDVKTGSTGHAEAIEIIFDPSRLSYQDLLLFFFRLHDP; encoded by the coding sequence ATGACCAGTCATACGCAGCATCAGACGGCGACCTTAGCTGGTGGATGCTTTTGGGGCGTTGAGGAACTACTCAGGGAGCTGCCCGGCGTTATCAGCACGCGGGTTGGTTATACCGGAGGCCGCACGGCGAACCCTCGTTATGAGGACGTCAAGACCGGCAGTACCGGACACGCCGAAGCTATCGAAATCATTTTTGACCCCAGTCGATTAAGCTATCAGGATTTGCTGCTCTTTTTCTTCCGGCTGCATGATCC
- a CDS encoding SIS domain-containing protein, with protein sequence MIEIVRAAMSSAADALAKLRQDESTLAAIAAAGDLLVDAFLQGRSVYSCGNGGSMCDAMHFAEELSGKFRRERKALPAMAISDPAHLSCAANDFGYDSVFARFVEAHGRRGDVLLAISTSGNSPNILAAATVARQAGMKVVALTGKNPSKLAPLADINICTPGGTPYSDRIQELHIKVIHTLIELCEHRLFSAGT encoded by the coding sequence ATGATTGAAATCGTACGGGCGGCAATGTCCAGTGCTGCTGATGCCCTAGCAAAGCTACGCCAAGATGAGAGTACACTAGCCGCTATTGCGGCTGCCGGTGACTTGCTCGTTGATGCATTTTTGCAGGGACGCAGTGTGTATAGCTGCGGCAACGGTGGGTCCATGTGTGATGCGATGCACTTTGCTGAGGAGCTTTCCGGCAAGTTTCGTCGTGAGCGTAAGGCGCTGCCTGCTATGGCCATCAGTGATCCCGCTCACTTAAGTTGTGCCGCTAATGATTTTGGCTACGACTCGGTCTTCGCGCGCTTTGTCGAGGCTCATGGGCGCAGAGGCGATGTGCTCCTAGCGATCAGCACGTCTGGCAACAGCCCTAATATCTTGGCAGCCGCTACGGTTGCGCGCCAGGCCGGTATGAAAGTGGTGGCATTAACTGGTAAAAATCCCTCCAAGCTCGCGCCACTCGCGGATATCAATATTTGCACCCCAGGTGGGACCCCCTATTCGGACCGTATTCAGGAGCTACACATCAAGGTCATCCACACGCTCATTGAGCTTTGTGAGCATCGTCTTTTTTCTGCAGGCACATGA